One stretch of Akkermansiaceae bacterium DNA includes these proteins:
- a CDS encoding sigma-70 family RNA polymerase sigma factor yields MPIDPLAPETRDLIKELTKNQLAMLNYIRSLMPWAPNEVSDILQETNLTIWDKVADYEPGTNFKAWAFTIARYKVLNHLKSSKSSHLVFFDNELIDQISAATLARGEQAPDAKAQALEHCLQKLSPKQRELLSARYGAEVTVEQYADKLGRSPSSVYVTLNRLRSKLKECIHSRINLEGELA; encoded by the coding sequence ATGCCCATCGATCCATTAGCACCTGAAACCCGGGACCTCATCAAGGAGTTGACCAAGAATCAACTCGCGATGTTGAACTACATCCGCTCGCTCATGCCCTGGGCACCCAACGAGGTGAGCGACATCTTGCAGGAAACCAACCTCACCATCTGGGACAAGGTGGCTGACTACGAGCCGGGCACTAATTTCAAGGCCTGGGCGTTCACCATTGCCCGTTACAAGGTGCTCAATCACCTGAAGTCCAGCAAGAGCTCCCACCTCGTTTTCTTCGACAACGAATTGATCGATCAAATCAGCGCCGCCACCCTGGCCCGTGGCGAGCAGGCGCCCGACGCCAAGGCGCAGGCGCTCGAGCATTGTCTGCAAAAACTGTCGCCGAAACAAAGGGAGCTGCTCAGCGCCCGCTATGGCGCCGAGGTCACCGTCGAACAATATGCCGACAAACTGGGGAGATCCCCATCCTCCGTCTATGTCACGCTCAACCGGCTGCGATCGAAACTGAAGGAGTGCATCCACAGCCGCATCAACCTGGAAGGGGAACTGGCATGA
- a CDS encoding FecR domain-containing protein — protein sequence MNKHDETLSQMGILDGPLPPDQMDDLKNRLRTDPEAMHAYLDYIELEGLLHAKYSHSASISHPMPRLMDGVVNRQRRRQVKVSLLAAAAVVLALLVATALLRSPESFHAVCQFSADSSFAVTHAEGETGGDRQMLPGSTMRLNNGTAELLLDSGVKSVVEAPAEFTLTEDGHLSFVHGKAWFHVPPAATGFTVTTPRIRVVDLGTEFAISAPKDEPNTLHVFTGKVEFSTIHGNGEKQTVTAGSAYSASAGGKVNSIELDPSLFYHHLPAFTGTLDLDPSTQGSHGLRVETLPRLVTSRDHLAKDNQWGVNWDSVQAVAAARRVWVARQDLGEKAPRLTTTIAGLKPNQSYEISIRHPMHSDSPYGLVRAAIGDAPLKEYNRGNSELIETPEQASEYADYRSILGVTQADGTGTIRVSIAPSRRRDSRSYFSAVGIREIHSE from the coding sequence ATGAACAAACACGATGAAACCCTGAGCCAGATGGGAATCCTCGACGGCCCGCTGCCGCCGGATCAGATGGATGACCTGAAAAACCGACTCCGCACCGACCCCGAGGCGATGCATGCCTACCTCGACTACATTGAGCTCGAAGGTCTGTTGCACGCCAAATACTCCCACAGTGCGTCCATTTCGCACCCCATGCCCAGGCTGATGGACGGGGTGGTCAATCGCCAGCGCAGGCGGCAGGTGAAAGTATCGCTCCTCGCAGCGGCGGCAGTGGTTCTCGCCCTCCTGGTTGCAACCGCCCTGTTGCGCTCACCCGAGTCTTTTCATGCGGTTTGTCAGTTTTCGGCAGACAGTTCCTTTGCCGTCACTCACGCTGAGGGTGAGACTGGTGGCGACAGACAAATGCTCCCCGGCAGCACCATGCGGCTCAACAACGGCACCGCCGAACTGCTTCTCGATTCCGGGGTGAAAAGCGTCGTCGAGGCCCCGGCCGAGTTCACATTGACCGAAGACGGCCATCTCAGTTTTGTCCACGGCAAGGCATGGTTCCACGTCCCCCCCGCAGCCACCGGTTTCACCGTCACCACCCCGCGCATCCGGGTCGTCGACCTCGGCACCGAGTTCGCCATTTCCGCCCCCAAAGATGAACCCAACACCCTGCATGTCTTCACCGGCAAGGTCGAGTTCAGCACCATCCATGGAAACGGTGAAAAACAAACCGTCACCGCAGGCTCCGCCTATTCGGCAAGTGCCGGGGGCAAGGTGAACTCCATCGAACTGGACCCCAGCCTGTTCTACCATCATCTCCCCGCCTTCACCGGAACTCTCGACCTGGATCCATCCACGCAGGGAAGCCACGGGCTGCGTGTTGAAACGTTGCCTAGGCTTGTTACTTCACGTGATCATCTCGCCAAGGACAACCAGTGGGGAGTCAACTGGGACTCTGTTCAGGCAGTGGCGGCCGCACGCCGCGTATGGGTCGCCCGCCAAGACCTCGGGGAAAAGGCTCCCCGGCTGACCACCACCATTGCCGGTCTCAAGCCGAATCAATCCTACGAAATCTCCATCCGCCACCCGATGCACAGCGATTCCCCCTATGGGCTCGTGCGTGCCGCCATCGGCGATGCCCCACTGAAGGAATACAACCGCGGAAACAGTGAGCTGATAGAAACACCTGAGCAAGCGTCCGAATATGCCGACTACCGCAGTATTCTGGGCGTCACCCAGGCGGATGGCACCGGCACCATCCGCGTAAGCATCGCCCCGTCCAGGCGCAGGGACTCGCGCAGCTACTTCAGCGCGGTCGGCATCCGTGAAATCCACAGCGAGTAA
- a CDS encoding sulfatase codes for MKNLILGWLVTATFLTNTIQAKPNIIFILSDDHAPHTISGLRPHMTAYGNHITNQTPNIDRIGDEGVIMANTFCENSICGPSRAAILTGKFSHRHGYFGNASGLGGFDPAQQHIGKLLHSAGYDTGIFGKWHLKNGGSMATPTGFNTYALHNTSSDQGNYYRPSYATPSGTHLTAVGTYCTDYTTDMSLAWLDGSVTLNGTVHTRDTAKPFALFCHFKAPHRNWIPGPDELDLWRDFDGSPGNDVGLDPTWPEPSTLFEAAASWPGRSNVIDRNRMTVQSHLNENDLKLSLSESSRMTAAQQATWDAIYGPENAWYNNNLAALANSDENKVRWKYQRYSKDYLRCIAGVDKNVGRILAWLDNQPASVKNNTIVIYTADQGFYIGDHGLFDKRWMYEESLRMPFLVRWPDQLPAGKVHHELVQNIDFAPILLDAVGEHIPRDMQGRSFLRMMKGKPQPDWRDSIYYHYYEDDGSHYVRPHYGIRTATHKLIRFYWSGDEAWEMYDLTADPDELLSIYADPTHQSDRDALEAGLQKLRRQYRVPGATPLRAYESFRD; via the coding sequence ATGAAAAACCTCATCCTTGGGTGGCTCGTTACAGCCACATTTCTAACAAACACGATCCAGGCGAAGCCTAACATCATCTTTATTCTGTCGGACGATCACGCGCCACACACCATTTCAGGCCTGCGCCCCCACATGACGGCCTACGGGAACCACATCACAAACCAGACGCCTAACATCGATCGCATCGGTGACGAAGGAGTCATCATGGCGAACACCTTCTGCGAGAATTCCATCTGCGGCCCCTCACGTGCCGCCATCCTGACAGGGAAATTCAGTCATCGCCATGGCTACTTTGGCAACGCCTCCGGCCTGGGTGGCTTTGACCCCGCCCAACAGCATATTGGCAAACTACTTCACAGTGCCGGATATGACACCGGCATCTTTGGGAAATGGCACCTCAAGAACGGAGGCTCGATGGCCACCCCCACGGGCTTCAACACCTACGCCCTGCACAACACCTCCTCCGACCAGGGGAATTACTACCGCCCCAGCTACGCCACGCCCTCCGGCACCCACCTGACGGCGGTCGGCACCTACTGCACCGACTACACCACCGATATGTCCCTGGCATGGCTGGATGGCAGCGTCACACTCAACGGCACCGTCCACACCCGCGACACCGCCAAACCCTTCGCCCTGTTCTGCCACTTCAAGGCACCCCATCGCAACTGGATACCCGGCCCAGATGAGCTGGACCTCTGGCGGGACTTCGATGGCAGCCCGGGCAACGACGTCGGCCTTGACCCCACATGGCCGGAGCCGTCCACCCTCTTTGAAGCCGCCGCATCCTGGCCCGGCCGCTCGAACGTGATCGACCGCAATCGCATGACCGTCCAGAGTCACCTCAATGAGAATGACCTCAAGCTCAGCCTCTCCGAGAGCTCGCGCATGACCGCCGCCCAGCAAGCCACATGGGACGCCATCTACGGGCCTGAGAACGCCTGGTATAACAACAACCTCGCCGCCCTGGCAAACAGCGATGAGAACAAGGTCCGCTGGAAGTACCAACGCTACAGCAAGGACTATCTTCGCTGCATCGCGGGGGTGGATAAAAACGTCGGCCGCATCCTGGCCTGGCTCGACAACCAGCCCGCGTCCGTGAAAAACAACACCATCGTCATCTACACCGCCGATCAGGGGTTCTACATCGGCGACCATGGCCTCTTTGACAAACGCTGGATGTATGAGGAGTCTCTGCGTATGCCGTTTCTGGTCCGCTGGCCCGACCAGTTGCCCGCCGGAAAAGTCCACCACGAGCTTGTGCAGAATATCGATTTTGCACCAATCTTGTTAGATGCCGTCGGCGAACACATCCCCCGCGACATGCAAGGCCGCAGTTTCCTCCGTATGATGAAAGGCAAGCCGCAGCCCGACTGGCGAGACTCGATCTACTACCACTACTACGAGGATGACGGCTCCCACTACGTCCGCCCCCACTACGGAATCCGCACCGCCACCCACAAGCTGATACGCTTTTACTGGAGCGGCGACGAAGCCTGGGAAATGTATGACCTCACCGCAGATCCGGACGAACTCCTGA